In Desulfofundulus kuznetsovii DSM 6115, the following are encoded in one genomic region:
- the glyQ gene encoding glycine--tRNA ligase subunit alpha, with the protein MNFQELILALNRFWADQNCIIQQPYDVEKGAGTMNPATFLRVLGPEPWRVAYVEPSRRPTDGRYGENPNRLQHYYQYQVILKPSPDDVVEVYLDSLAAIGINPREHDIRFVEDNWESPTLGAWGLGWEVWLDGMEITQFTYFQQCGGMDCRPVSAEITYGLERLAMFIQGKDNVFDIEWVNGLTYGDVHHRGEVEHSRYNFEEADTEMLFQLFDIYEREARRIVEKGLVLPAYDYVLKCSHTFNLLDARGAISVTERTAFIHRVRSLARACAGAYVAQREEMGYPLLKK; encoded by the coding sequence ATGAACTTTCAAGAATTGATCCTGGCTTTAAACCGTTTCTGGGCCGATCAAAACTGCATTATCCAGCAGCCCTACGATGTGGAAAAGGGCGCCGGCACGATGAACCCGGCTACTTTCTTGCGGGTTTTAGGGCCCGAACCCTGGCGGGTGGCCTATGTGGAGCCTTCCCGCCGGCCCACCGACGGCCGCTACGGGGAAAATCCCAACCGGTTGCAGCATTACTACCAGTACCAGGTTATCCTGAAGCCCTCCCCCGATGATGTGGTGGAGGTATACCTGGACAGCCTGGCGGCCATAGGGATCAACCCCCGGGAGCACGATATCCGCTTTGTGGAAGACAACTGGGAGTCCCCCACCCTGGGTGCCTGGGGTCTGGGTTGGGAGGTATGGCTGGACGGTATGGAGATCACCCAGTTCACCTATTTCCAGCAATGCGGGGGCATGGACTGCCGCCCCGTTTCGGCGGAGATTACCTACGGTTTGGAACGGCTGGCCATGTTCATCCAGGGCAAGGATAATGTTTTTGACATCGAATGGGTCAACGGCCTGACTTACGGGGACGTACACCACCGGGGCGAGGTGGAACACTCCCGTTACAATTTTGAAGAGGCAGATACAGAGATGCTTTTTCAGCTATTTGATATATACGAAAGGGAGGCCCGGCGCATAGTAGAAAAGGGCCTGGTCCTGCCGGCCTACGATTATGTGCTCAAATGCTCCCATACCTTCAACCTCCTGGATGCCCGGGGCGCCATCAGCGTTACCGAACGCACTGCCTTCATTCACCGGGTACGCAGCCTGGCCCGGGCCTGTGCCGGGGCCTATGTGGCCCAGCGGGAAGAAATGGGTTACCCTCTTTTAAAGAAATAA
- a CDS encoding DUF4342 domain-containing protein, protein MNSELEKIDLIRSRLGVGYKEAKEALDAAGGDVVQALIRLEEERKNITEKLQDRGQEFLEHLKDFFHRSQETKIKIKQGERTVMELPASLGALGLVGTLASSQLAVLGALGAVTAMAKNYTLEIERPGRGDQQNEGQGEQYVEPAGPT, encoded by the coding sequence ATGAACAGCGAGCTGGAAAAAATTGATCTAATCAGGTCCCGGCTGGGGGTGGGTTACAAGGAGGCCAAGGAGGCACTGGATGCAGCCGGGGGCGATGTGGTACAGGCTCTCATTCGCCTGGAAGAAGAGAGGAAAAACATTACCGAAAAGCTCCAGGACCGGGGACAGGAATTTTTGGAGCACTTGAAGGATTTTTTTCACCGGAGCCAGGAAACTAAAATCAAGATAAAACAGGGGGAAAGGACGGTCATGGAACTACCGGCTTCCCTGGGGGCTCTGGGTCTGGTGGGGACCCTGGCCAGCAGCCAGCTGGCTGTTTTGGGAGCCCTGGGTGCAGTTACGGCCATGGCCAAAAATTATACCCTGGAAATTGAACGGCCCGGCCGGGGAGATCAGCAAAATGAGGGTCAGGGTGAACAATACGTAGAACCGGCGGGCCCTACGTAA
- the recO gene encoding DNA repair protein RecO: MKLYKVRAVVLKSVNIQEADQLLTLFSREKGKIRVMAYGACKPTSRKRGAVQPFSHSQFLLRRGNGLDAVSQCELLEMFPELRCRLDKLGYAVYLAELVDGMTAEEEPSEAVFGLLLGTLRALGSGDGELLARAFEIKLLSILGYRPCLERCVLCRGPISAGEVVFHAGAGGVLCASCAERAEGGLPCHRGTVELLRLLLRWDPGRLDQLQVGKIARRELKEVLRRHMEYHLDRRIKSTRFLELLEHV; this comes from the coding sequence GTGAAGTTATATAAGGTCAGGGCCGTGGTTCTGAAATCCGTAAACATCCAGGAGGCCGACCAGTTATTAACGTTGTTCTCCCGGGAGAAGGGAAAAATCCGGGTGATGGCCTACGGGGCGTGCAAGCCTACCAGCCGTAAGCGGGGGGCCGTGCAGCCCTTTTCCCATTCCCAGTTTCTCCTCCGCCGGGGCAACGGTCTGGATGCGGTGAGCCAGTGCGAGCTTTTAGAGATGTTTCCGGAACTGCGTTGCCGGCTGGATAAACTGGGCTATGCCGTTTATCTGGCCGAGCTGGTGGACGGTATGACCGCCGAAGAAGAGCCCAGCGAGGCGGTTTTTGGGCTGCTGCTGGGAACACTGCGTGCCCTGGGCAGCGGAGACGGCGAGTTGTTGGCCCGGGCCTTTGAAATAAAACTGCTGTCCATTCTGGGTTACCGGCCCTGCCTGGAGAGGTGTGTCCTGTGCCGGGGTCCTATTAGTGCCGGCGAAGTGGTTTTTCATGCCGGTGCAGGGGGTGTGCTCTGTGCCTCATGTGCTGAGAGGGCTGAGGGTGGCCTGCCCTGTCACCGGGGTACGGTGGAACTGCTGAGGCTTCTTTTGCGCTGGGATCCAGGCAGGCTCGACCAGCTGCAGGTGGGGAAGATTGCCCGCAGGGAGTTGAAGGAAGTGCTTCGCCGCCACATGGAGTACCATCTGGACCGGCGCATAAAATCCACGCGATTTCTGGAACTGCTGGAACATGTATAA
- a CDS encoding N-acetylmuramoyl-L-alanine amidase, with protein MVLFILWLGLRAIVNARHQASISALSRALAGRVIVVDPGHGGVDPGVVGKNNVLEKDLVLAVGQKLALYLRQGGARVIMTREGDHDLADPELTGLYKRKRQDLARRVALANSLPAHAMVSIHINSFGNPSQCGAQTFAKPSSQESGALARTIQHELNRLLKINHRVPLHGDYYILRHSRVPTVIVEIGFITNPREYRLLQDPFYQSKVAWCLYAGIARYFAGEGKVPPQPR; from the coding sequence ATGGTTTTGTTCATTCTCTGGCTGGGTTTGCGCGCTATCGTCAATGCCCGCCACCAGGCATCCATCAGCGCTCTTTCCCGGGCCTTAGCCGGCCGGGTGATCGTAGTCGATCCGGGGCACGGGGGTGTGGACCCCGGAGTGGTGGGGAAAAACAACGTGCTGGAAAAGGACCTGGTCCTGGCCGTAGGGCAAAAGCTGGCCCTTTATTTGCGCCAGGGCGGAGCCAGGGTAATCATGACCCGGGAAGGGGACCACGACCTGGCCGACCCGGAGCTCACCGGCCTGTATAAACGGAAGCGCCAGGATCTCGCCCGCCGGGTGGCCCTGGCCAATAGTTTACCGGCCCATGCCATGGTAAGCATCCACATCAACAGTTTTGGCAATCCGTCCCAGTGTGGGGCACAAACTTTTGCCAAACCCAGTTCGCAGGAGAGCGGAGCTTTGGCCAGGACCATACAGCATGAACTCAACCGCCTGCTGAAAATCAACCATCGGGTACCCTTACACGGGGATTATTACATTCTCCGCCATTCCCGGGTGCCCACGGTGATTGTAGAAATTGGTTTTATTACCAACCCCAGGGAATACCGTCTGTTGCAGGATCCCTTTTACCAGAGCAAGGTGGCCTGGTGCCTTTATGCCGGCATCGCCAGATATTTTGCCGGAGAGGGAAAAGTCCCCCCTCAACCCAGATAA
- a CDS encoding N-acetylmuramoyl-L-alanine amidase family protein — translation MTASRITNIWSKVHYNPNRPVSRVVVESTTSFQFDAKESPSGITLIARGARANMYCETIEVYDGLIEWIRVREQPQGVIFEIKTNHPSPWQIASEPGIPYRTVINFVRDHLFNLFSSKVFVIDAGHGGNDPGGRGPVDLLEKNVTMAMATALQDLLKPLKSQIYLTRAGDYPLSQWMRCNLALKMNADVFISFHTYHSTDTSIQGTAVKYNPRAPGCDYLARFTLEEIVRKIKRPSRGVEPDQQLHHLGFIPGLTVEPVAISNWVEEGLLRNPTLYKKIAQGIFNGLLRFWGEKKGEK, via the coding sequence ATGACAGCCAGCCGCATCACCAACATCTGGAGCAAAGTCCACTACAACCCCAACCGCCCCGTCTCCCGGGTAGTAGTTGAATCCACCACCTCTTTTCAGTTCGATGCAAAAGAAAGTCCTTCAGGCATCACCCTCATTGCCCGGGGAGCCCGGGCCAATATGTATTGCGAAACAATTGAAGTGTATGACGGGTTGATTGAATGGATCAGGGTTAGAGAGCAACCGCAGGGCGTGATCTTTGAAATCAAGACCAACCACCCTTCCCCCTGGCAAATAGCAAGTGAACCGGGCATACCTTACCGTACAGTAATCAACTTTGTCCGGGACCACCTTTTTAATCTTTTTTCTTCAAAGGTATTTGTTATTGACGCGGGCCACGGGGGTAATGATCCGGGAGGAAGGGGACCCGTCGATCTCCTGGAGAAAAACGTTACCATGGCCATGGCCACCGCCTTGCAAGACCTGCTCAAACCCCTGAAAAGTCAAATTTACCTCACCCGCGCCGGGGATTATCCCCTTTCCCAGTGGATGCGCTGCAACCTCGCCCTAAAAATGAACGCGGATGTGTTTATCAGCTTTCATACCTACCACAGTACGGACACTTCCATTCAAGGGACGGCGGTAAAATACAACCCCAGGGCACCGGGGTGCGATTATCTCGCCCGGTTTACCCTGGAAGAAATAGTGCGCAAAATCAAACGCCCCTCGCGGGGGGTAGAGCCGGACCAGCAGCTGCACCATTTAGGTTTCATCCCCGGCCTTACGGTAGAACCGGTGGCCATTTCCAACTGGGTCGAGGAAGGTCTTTTGCGCAACCCCACCCTGTATAAAAAAATTGCCCAGGGAATCTTTAACGGCCTTTTGCGGTTTTGGGGGGAGAAAAAAGGGGAAAAATAA
- a CDS encoding L,D-transpeptidase family protein, with the protein MLILCCLLLCRPASAPALARAHQCGGNEQPRLTTPFHQGRDIANLQQCLSSLGYFRGPVNGLYNESTIQAVERFQKDHGLRPTGVADVSTWQTISQAMLSKPEQGATPSPGHDLFILVDTRSLTMTVFSRGQPIRQYPVALGKPGSETPLGLWKVIDKSDEYVPGMGPRWMGLNIPKGTYGIHGTDSPWSIGTFASAGCVRMHNAHVVELYDWVSEGTPVLVLGNPFLPQYPVLYQGSCGTAVQDVQRTLKRLGYYNQKLDGIFGPQTAEAVVFFRKKHDLEEKPVVDEELWRLLGF; encoded by the coding sequence TTGCTCATCTTATGTTGCCTTTTGCTTTGCCGGCCTGCCAGTGCTCCGGCCCTGGCCAGGGCACATCAATGCGGCGGTAACGAACAGCCCCGGCTGACGACTCCTTTCCATCAGGGACGGGATATCGCCAACCTGCAGCAATGCCTGTCTTCCCTGGGTTACTTTAGGGGCCCGGTTAATGGCCTGTATAATGAATCCACCATCCAGGCCGTGGAACGTTTCCAGAAGGATCATGGCCTTCGACCCACCGGCGTGGCGGACGTGTCCACCTGGCAAACCATTAGCCAGGCCATGTTGTCCAAGCCGGAACAGGGGGCAACCCCCTCCCCCGGGCATGATCTTTTTATCCTGGTTGATACCCGGTCCCTGACCATGACCGTTTTTTCCCGGGGACAACCCATCAGGCAATACCCGGTAGCCCTGGGCAAACCGGGCTCGGAAACCCCTTTAGGCCTCTGGAAAGTTATAGACAAATCGGACGAATACGTCCCCGGTATGGGCCCCCGCTGGATGGGACTGAACATCCCCAAGGGCACCTATGGCATCCACGGTACGGACAGCCCCTGGTCCATTGGGACTTTTGCCAGTGCCGGTTGTGTGCGTATGCATAACGCCCACGTGGTGGAACTCTATGATTGGGTTTCCGAGGGCACGCCGGTACTGGTCCTGGGCAATCCCTTTTTGCCGCAGTATCCCGTACTCTACCAGGGAAGCTGCGGCACGGCAGTGCAGGATGTCCAGCGCACTCTAAAGCGGCTGGGTTATTACAACCAAAAGCTCGACGGCATCTTTGGCCCTCAGACGGCTGAAGCCGTAGTTTTCTTTCGTAAAAAACACGACCTGGAAGAAAAACCCGTGGTGGATGAGGAACTCTGGCGTTTGCTGGGATTTTAA
- a CDS encoding lipid II flippase Amj family protein, which translates to MDRVLLIAVLTAIIHLTDTLVYAVRLSGVTTRRLATAFSLFQIISLLASTANLIQAPLLSSVVEKTINTGLKIASGSLLESPLYHHQLTQLSMDIRLVIFSATVGTVVGVLLTPAFNYVFTRVIFLFEEAGSIPRLIVILLSPHLLVRILRKRPGYLSALRASLPGRPKNIPLAFLIANTMVIGIWTTGVLSALYAGALLPEYRSTASLLSGVVNGMATILSAMIVDPTAAMITDQALRGTRDQRDVRQMVYYLCLTRVLGTILAQAFFLPAAYLIKDVALIIAVPDR; encoded by the coding sequence ATCGACCGGGTGCTTCTGATTGCCGTTCTAACGGCAATTATTCATTTAACTGATACATTAGTTTACGCCGTACGCCTTTCAGGGGTGACCACGCGCCGGCTGGCCACTGCCTTTTCCTTGTTTCAAATCATTTCCTTACTGGCCAGCACAGCCAACCTTATTCAGGCTCCCCTGTTATCATCCGTGGTGGAGAAAACCATCAATACCGGCCTCAAAATTGCTTCCGGTTCTTTGCTCGAGTCACCTTTGTATCACCACCAGCTCACCCAGCTAAGCATGGATATACGCCTGGTTATTTTTTCCGCCACCGTCGGTACAGTGGTGGGAGTGCTGCTTACTCCGGCCTTTAATTATGTTTTTACCCGGGTGATTTTTCTCTTTGAAGAAGCCGGTTCTATTCCCCGCCTGATTGTAATCCTCCTTTCGCCGCACCTTTTGGTCAGGATCCTGCGCAAAAGACCCGGGTACCTCAGCGCCCTGAGAGCATCCTTGCCGGGGCGCCCTAAAAACATCCCTTTAGCTTTTTTAATCGCCAATACCATGGTCATCGGCATCTGGACCACGGGGGTGTTATCGGCCCTGTATGCCGGTGCGCTATTGCCCGAATACCGTTCAACGGCCAGCCTTCTTTCAGGCGTGGTGAACGGCATGGCCACCATTCTTTCGGCCATGATCGTGGACCCCACCGCCGCCATGATTACCGACCAGGCCCTGCGGGGAACCAGGGATCAAAGGGATGTCCGGCAAATGGTTTATTACCTGTGTTTAACCAGGGTGCTGGGGACTATTCTGGCCCAGGCCTTTTTTCTACCGGCCGCCTACCTGATCAAGGATGTGGCCCTGATCATTGCCGTTCCGGATCGTTAA
- a CDS encoding coenzyme F420-0:L-glutamate ligase, translating into MMCMPCYTIPIRTHVITEQDNIIELAKRYTEGVVEPGDIIAIAESVVAITQKRAILPEEVQPGLLARFLCRFPGKHGSLATPPAMELAIREVGTVRILLGCVAAALGRLIGRRGFFYLVAGRELAFIDDIAGTMWPYERHIILGPHKPDKIVAAIKEDTGAEVVIADVNDIKCVDILAATSPASVKIAKEALVDNPFGNDDQQTPIVVIKVKKEAQDRAA; encoded by the coding sequence ATGATGTGTATGCCCTGCTATACCATCCCCATTCGAACCCATGTAATTACCGAGCAGGATAACATCATCGAGCTGGCCAAACGTTACACCGAAGGGGTGGTGGAGCCGGGGGATATCATTGCCATTGCCGAGAGTGTGGTAGCCATTACCCAGAAAAGAGCTATCTTACCCGAGGAAGTTCAGCCGGGCTTATTGGCCCGCTTTCTGTGCCGCTTCCCCGGCAAACACGGCAGCCTGGCTACCCCACCGGCCATGGAACTGGCCATCAGGGAAGTGGGCACCGTTCGAATTCTCCTGGGTTGCGTGGCCGCAGCCCTGGGTCGGCTCATAGGCAGGCGCGGCTTTTTCTACCTGGTGGCCGGCCGGGAACTGGCTTTTATCGATGATATTGCCGGCACCATGTGGCCCTACGAAAGGCATATCATTCTCGGCCCCCACAAACCGGATAAGATTGTGGCCGCCATCAAGGAAGATACCGGTGCCGAGGTGGTTATTGCCGACGTCAACGATATCAAATGCGTGGATATACTGGCTGCAACCAGCCCCGCCAGCGTCAAAATAGCCAAAGAAGCGCTGGTAGACAACCCCTTTGGCAACGACGACCAGCAAACACCCATTGTGGTCATCAAGGTTAAAAAGGAGGCGCAAGACAGAGCAGCCTGA
- a CDS encoding pyruvoyl-dependent arginine decarboxylase, translating into MLPTPTRFTLVAGAGEGQTPLNAFDRALLEARAGNVNLIRVSSILPPGAEYVEELSLPPGALVPVAYGATTSTTPGDRIAAAVAVGIPGEGFGVIMEYSGHTSRQEAERIIRQMVEEAFATRRLELKKYMVKSVEHQVVRTGAVFAGILLWY; encoded by the coding sequence TTGCTACCGACACCAACCAGATTTACCCTGGTGGCAGGAGCCGGCGAAGGGCAGACGCCGTTAAACGCCTTCGACCGGGCACTGCTGGAAGCCCGGGCGGGAAACGTAAACCTGATCCGGGTAAGCAGCATCCTGCCGCCCGGTGCCGAATATGTGGAAGAATTATCCCTGCCCCCGGGGGCACTGGTACCAGTAGCCTACGGTGCAACCACCTCCACCACCCCCGGAGACAGAATTGCCGCCGCCGTGGCCGTGGGCATCCCCGGGGAAGGTTTTGGCGTAATTATGGAGTATTCGGGCCACACCTCCCGCCAGGAAGCGGAAAGGATCATCCGGCAAATGGTGGAGGAAGCTTTTGCCACGCGCAGGCTGGAACTGAAAAAGTATATGGTCAAGTCCGTGGAACATCAGGTAGTCAGGACCGGGGCAGTTTTTGCCGGCATACTACTGTGGTACTGA
- a CDS encoding YhcN/YlaJ family sporulation lipoprotein, translating into MRKWPVWFSIISLALMLVSGCAISRKPAPPSPAAPGPSPAAPGPAAPAPRPLPTTPAEAHRLATKLAAEAEKVPGVKSATVVLTGNTAIVGLDIRSGVERGRTAAIKDEVARRVRAADDRVVTVQVTTDPDTVTRIRRVAQGISRGEPVASFNREIQEILRRITPTTR; encoded by the coding sequence ATGAGAAAATGGCCGGTCTGGTTTTCTATAATATCCCTGGCGTTGATGCTGGTATCCGGCTGCGCCATATCCCGTAAACCCGCCCCGCCATCTCCTGCTGCGCCGGGACCTTCGCCTGCAGCCCCCGGTCCGGCGGCACCGGCCCCCCGGCCCTTACCCACCACGCCGGCGGAAGCCCACCGGCTGGCCACAAAGCTGGCGGCTGAAGCCGAGAAAGTGCCCGGCGTGAAATCGGCCACTGTCGTCCTGACCGGGAACACGGCCATTGTGGGGCTCGATATTAGAAGCGGGGTAGAGAGGGGGCGCACAGCGGCCATTAAGGATGAAGTGGCCCGGAGGGTCAGGGCGGCAGATGACCGCGTGGTCACCGTGCAGGTAACTACCGATCCGGATACCGTTACCCGCATCCGCAGGGTGGCTCAAGGCATCAGTCGGGGGGAGCCCGTAGCCAGTTTCAACCGGGAAATTCAGGAAATCCTGCGCCGTATTACACCCACCACCAGGTGA
- a CDS encoding UbiX family flavin prenyltransferase — MRIVVGITGASGAVYGITLLEQLKLLGIETHLILSPWAAKTIALETRWTPEQVMALASYSYAATDLASPVASGSFIHQGMVIAPCSMKTLASIACGYSDNLIARAADVTIKERRPLILMTRETPLNAIHLENMLKLARLGVVIMPPVPSFYQHPETIEDLVLQTTGRVLDLLGIENSLVKRWGGTG; from the coding sequence TTGCGCATTGTTGTGGGCATAACCGGAGCATCAGGAGCCGTATACGGCATAACCCTGCTGGAACAACTAAAGCTCTTAGGGATTGAAACCCACCTTATCTTGAGCCCCTGGGCAGCAAAAACCATCGCCCTGGAAACCCGGTGGACGCCGGAACAGGTAATGGCATTGGCCAGTTACTCGTATGCGGCTACCGATCTGGCCTCCCCCGTGGCCAGCGGTTCCTTTATACATCAGGGAATGGTCATCGCTCCCTGCAGCATGAAAACCTTAGCTTCCATAGCATGCGGCTACAGCGATAACCTGATTGCCCGGGCCGCCGACGTGACTATAAAAGAAAGGCGCCCCCTGATCCTGATGACCAGGGAAACGCCGTTAAATGCCATCCATCTGGAAAATATGCTCAAACTGGCCCGGCTCGGGGTAGTCATCATGCCCCCCGTGCCATCCTTTTACCAGCACCCGGAAACCATTGAAGACCTGGTCCTGCAAACAACAGGGCGGGTGCTGGATCTTTTGGGTATCGAAAATAGCCTGGTAAAAAGATGGGGGGGCACCGGATAA
- the mgtE gene encoding magnesium transporter, which yields MSRDREEVRRAVLSCLEEGSTDRLRQCLKDLHPADIAEVLPDISLGQQVKVLRVMEPDRAAQVIFELDREKLPTLMECLGLQRTADILSAMFTDDAADLLGDLPGDLRQKLLGLLEAHEARDLKELLTYGEETAGGIMTTEYVAIQKDITAGQAIEVLRENAPDAETVYYVYVVDDQNHLVGVLSLRELILAAPYMRIEDIMRRKVISVNVNTDQEEVARLVAKYDFLAVPVVSDAGELLGIVTVDDVLDVIEREATEDMMRMAATIDSEGEDPDASPVKRALRRLPWLVGLLFGELVAGHVIEGFSETLQHLTALAFFMTAIAGGTGNAATQSLAVVVRGIATGEVDPSQILKVIWKEAQVGMWVGLVCGLVVGFFAFVWQSSPSLGLVVGGALALSITVSTILGSFVPVIINRIGVDPALASGPFITTLMDVSSMFIYFTLATLILVR from the coding sequence ATGTCCAGAGACCGGGAAGAAGTACGCCGGGCAGTCCTTTCCTGTCTTGAGGAAGGCTCTACCGACAGGCTGCGTCAGTGTCTGAAAGACTTACACCCGGCGGACATTGCCGAAGTGCTTCCGGACATTAGTTTGGGCCAGCAGGTCAAGGTATTGCGGGTCATGGAACCGGATAGAGCTGCCCAGGTAATTTTTGAGCTGGACCGGGAAAAGTTGCCCACCCTGATGGAATGCCTGGGCTTGCAGCGCACGGCCGATATACTAAGTGCCATGTTTACCGACGATGCGGCAGACCTGCTGGGGGACCTGCCCGGGGACCTGAGGCAAAAACTGCTGGGTCTGTTGGAAGCGCATGAAGCCCGGGACCTCAAAGAGCTGTTGACCTACGGCGAGGAAACCGCCGGCGGGATCATGACCACGGAATATGTGGCCATTCAAAAGGATATCACCGCCGGGCAAGCTATTGAAGTGCTGCGTGAAAACGCACCTGATGCCGAGACGGTTTATTACGTTTATGTGGTGGACGATCAAAACCACCTGGTGGGAGTGCTCTCGTTAAGGGAACTTATTCTGGCCGCGCCTTATATGCGTATTGAGGACATCATGCGGCGCAAGGTAATCAGCGTGAATGTGAACACCGACCAGGAAGAAGTGGCCCGCCTGGTGGCGAAATACGACTTTCTGGCCGTACCTGTGGTCAGCGATGCTGGTGAACTGCTTGGTATTGTAACGGTAGACGATGTTCTGGATGTTATTGAACGGGAAGCCACCGAGGATATGATGCGCATGGCTGCAACCATTGATAGTGAAGGGGAAGACCCTGACGCCAGTCCTGTGAAGCGGGCACTGCGGCGTTTGCCCTGGCTTGTGGGTTTGCTCTTCGGAGAGCTGGTGGCCGGTCATGTAATCGAGGGCTTTTCCGAAACCCTGCAACATTTAACGGCCCTGGCTTTTTTTATGACAGCCATAGCCGGAGGTACGGGCAATGCAGCCACCCAGTCCCTGGCCGTGGTGGTAAGGGGAATTGCCACCGGAGAGGTGGACCCCAGCCAAATTTTAAAGGTGATCTGGAAAGAGGCCCAGGTGGGGATGTGGGTAGGGCTGGTTTGCGGCCTGGTTGTAGGTTTTTTTGCCTTTGTGTGGCAGAGTTCTCCCTCCCTTGGTCTGGTTGTGGGCGGAGCACTGGCCTTAAGCATCACCGTTTCCACCATCCTGGGCAGTTTCGTGCCGGTGATTATCAACCGCATCGGGGTGGACCCGGCCCTGGCCTCGGGACCTTTCATTACTACCTTGATGGACGTTAGCAGCATGTTTATTTACTTCACCCTGGCAACCCTTATACTGGTCAGGTAA
- the era gene encoding GTPase Era — MVEQEKFKSGFVAIIGRPNVGKSTLLNQLVGHKVAIMSDKPQTTRHKIHSIITRDDAQIIFLDTPGIHKPKHKLGEYMVEVALGALKEVDVILFLVEPQLPGPGDEYIIYQLREVTTPVILVINKIDLLENKAELLPLIDVFRQKYNFAEIIPVSTLKPENLDRLVELVVSYLPYGPKYYPDNMITDRPEQFIMAELIREKVLHLTSQEVPHGVAVVVEEIEPRSDQLVYVRAVIYTEKESHKAILIGKGGRMLKEIGRLAREEMELLLGSKIYLDLWVKVKEDWRNQDLYLRNFGYAGRD, encoded by the coding sequence ATGGTGGAACAGGAGAAATTCAAGTCGGGTTTTGTGGCCATAATTGGCCGCCCCAATGTCGGGAAGTCCACCCTTTTAAACCAGTTGGTCGGGCATAAGGTGGCCATTATGTCCGATAAGCCCCAGACCACCCGGCATAAGATCCACTCGATCATTACCCGTGATGATGCCCAGATCATTTTCCTGGACACGCCGGGAATTCACAAGCCCAAGCACAAACTGGGTGAATACATGGTGGAAGTGGCCCTGGGCGCCCTAAAGGAAGTGGACGTGATCCTTTTCCTGGTTGAACCCCAGTTGCCGGGGCCGGGGGACGAGTATATAATCTACCAGCTCCGGGAGGTAACCACTCCGGTAATTCTGGTCATCAATAAAATAGATTTGCTGGAAAACAAGGCGGAATTGCTACCCCTGATCGACGTTTTTAGACAAAAATACAATTTTGCCGAGATTATCCCCGTTTCAACTCTCAAACCGGAAAACCTTGACCGCCTGGTTGAACTGGTGGTTTCCTACTTACCCTATGGACCCAAATATTATCCCGACAATATGATTACGGACAGGCCGGAACAGTTTATTATGGCCGAATTGATCCGGGAAAAGGTGCTTCACCTGACCAGCCAGGAGGTGCCCCACGGGGTGGCCGTGGTGGTGGAAGAGATAGAGCCGCGGTCGGACCAGTTGGTCTATGTGCGGGCGGTCATTTATACCGAAAAGGAATCGCATAAGGCCATTTTAATTGGCAAGGGAGGTCGGATGCTCAAAGAGATAGGCCGGCTGGCCAGGGAAGAAATGGAACTTCTCCTGGGGTCAAAAATATACCTTGACCTGTGGGTCAAGGTCAAGGAAGACTGGCGTAACCAGGACCTGTACCTGCGGAACTTTGGTTACGCCGGCAGGGATTAA
- the cdd gene encoding cytidine deaminase translates to MIDLPVMQFPVEKLINTARASRERAYAPYSGFRVGAAILTAEGRLYAGCNIENASYGLTVCAERVALFKAVSNGERQFAALAVIADSEDYCTPCGACRQVLAEFGSEIKVYMCNRRGEYIVKSLAELFPLGFTLKAGNIEGSPRPNAVRVVEPVER, encoded by the coding sequence ATGATTGACCTGCCGGTGATGCAGTTTCCCGTAGAAAAGCTCATAAACACGGCCCGGGCGTCCCGGGAACGGGCTTACGCTCCTTATTCCGGCTTCCGGGTGGGGGCAGCCATACTGACAGCGGAAGGAAGATTGTATGCCGGGTGCAACATTGAAAACGCCTCTTACGGTTTAACCGTTTGCGCCGAGCGGGTAGCCCTTTTTAAAGCAGTAAGCAACGGGGAAAGGCAATTTGCCGCCCTGGCGGTGATTGCCGACAGCGAGGATTACTGCACGCCCTGCGGCGCCTGCCGGCAGGTGCTGGCTGAATTCGGAAGCGAAATAAAGGTTTATATGTGTAACCGTCGTGGTGAATATATAGTAAAGAGCCTGGCCGAACTGTTTCCGCTGGGCTTCACACTAAAAGCGGGTAATATTGAAGGCAGCCCACGCCCCAATGCTGTTCGTGTTGTGGAGCCGGTAGAGAGGTAA